A stretch of DNA from Desulfosarcina ovata subsp. ovata:
CTGGTCGGTGCCGGTCCCGGGGATCCGGGTCTGATCACCGTCAGGGGGGTCGATTGCATCGCCAGGGCCGATGTGGTTGTTTACGACTATCTGGCATCACCGGCCCTCCTGGCCCACGCCAGGCCGGACGCGGAATTGATTTATGTCGGCAAGAAGGGCGGCGATCACACCCTGCCCCAGGAGGGGATCAATGCCCTGATCGTGGAGAAAGCCCGCAACGGGGCGGTGGTGGCGCGCCTGAAAGGCGGGGACCCGTTCATTTTCGGCCGGGGCGGAGAAGAGGCGGAAGTGCTGATTGCCGCCGGCATTGCCTTTGAGGTGATTCCCGGGGTGACGGCCGCCATCGGCGCGTCGGCCTATGCGGGCATTCCCCTGACCCACCGGGATTTCACCTCGGACGTCGCTTTTGTCACCGGCCATGAGGACCCCACCAAAACCACGTCCAGCGTCGACTGGAAGGCCCTGGCAACGGGTATCGGCACGCTGGTTTTTTTCATGGGCGTGAAGAACCTGCCTTTGATCGCGGCCAACCTGGTGGAGAACGGGCGACCGGCGGACACCCCGGTCGCGGTGATCCGCTGGGGCACCACGCCGCACCAGGAAACGGTTACCGGCACCCTGGACAGCATCGTGGAGATGGTCCGCAAGGCCGGTATCAAGGCGCCGGCGATTATCATTGTCGGCGGCGTGGTGAAGCTGCGCGAATCGATGCAATGGTTCGAAAAACGGCCGCTTCTGGGCCAACGCATCGTTGTTACGCGGGCCCGGCAGCAGGCCAGCAACCTGGTTCAACGATTGACCGAGGCTGGTGCCGAATGCGTTCAATGCCCCACCATAAAGGTGGTACCGCCGGCGGACGGGGCACCCCTGGACCGGGCCATTGCCGACCTCGATCAGTATGACTGGGTGGTTTTTACCAGCGTCAACGGTGTGGGCTATTTTTTCCGCCGCCTCTTTGAAAAGGGGCTTGACGTGCGGGCACTGGGCCATCTGAAAACCGCCTGCATCGGTCCGGCCACGGCAGCCCACTTGCGGTCATTCGGCCTTGGCAGCGACATTATCCCGACAAGCTACCGCGCCGAGTCGGTGGTCGAGGCGTTTGTCGCCACACCGGTGGCGGGGCTGAAGATTCTGCTGCCCCGGGCCAAGGAGGCACGCAGCGTGCTGCCGGTGGAACTGACCCGCATGGGGGCCACGGTGGACGAAGTGACCGCCTACGAAACCCTGCAGGCCCAAAGCGATACCGACGCCCTGATCAAGCGCCTGGACGCCGGCACCATTGACATGGTCACCTTTACCAGTTCGTCCACGGTCACCAATTTTCATCGCATGCTGCCGCCGGATCGCGCCCACCAGTTAATGGCGGGGGTCAGCGTGGCCAGCATCGGCCCGATCACCTCCCAGACGGCCAGGGATCTGGGCTATACCGTGACCATCGAAGCCGAAGACTTCACCATTGACGGCCTGGTAAAGGCCATTTTACATGCACGGGGATGACCTCCCCGCTTCCGTATGCTGACGGCCAACAGCGAAGGCAACCATGGCGACACAGAATCAAAACGACACAAAGAAAATGGCAATGAACAGTCTGATCGATCGCGAAAATCGTCATCTCAACTATCTCCGAATCTCCATCACCGACCGCTGTAACCTGCGGTGCCTGTACTGTGCGCCGGACGGTCGCATTCCCCGGCTGCCCCATAGCCAAATTCTCAGCTACGAAGAGATCCTGCGTCTGGTCAACATCGGTATCGGGCTCGGTATCAGCAAGATCCGCATTACCGGTGGCGAGCCCCTGGTCAGAAAAGGGGCCATTGATCTGTTGCGCCGTTTGACGGCCATTCCGCAGTTGAAGGACGTTTCCCTGACCACCAATGGCGTTCTCCTTGAGGCCAATGCCCAGCGCATCTTCGATGCCGGCATCCGTCGCATCAACGTCAGCCTGGATTCGCTGCAGCGTGAACGCTATGCCCATATCACCGGTTACGACATGTTCGACCGGGTGTGGGCGGGCATTCAGCGAGCCCATGAAATCGGGTTTGCGCCCATTAAAATCAATATCGTGGCCATGCGCGGCATTAACGACGATGAGATTATCGACTTCGGCAAGCTCTCCCTGACCTATCCCTTCCACATCCGTTTTATCGAATACATGCCCATCGGCAACAGCCGGACACGTTCGCGGGATCAGATCCTGGCCCCGGAAATCCAGGACCGCATCCAGGCGCTGGGCGAGCTGATCCCGGTGGAAAACGGACAGAATGACGGCCCCGCACGGCGTTTTCGGATTGCCGGCGCACCGGGAGAAATCGGTTTCATCAGCGCCCTGAGCCATCACTTCTGCGATCGCTGCAACCGCCTGCGCCTGACCGCCGACGGTAAATTGCGCGCCTGCCTCCTTTCCGACCATTATGAACCGTTCAGGGAAACCCTGAGAAATGGCGGAACGGATGAACAGCTGATCAACATTTTTAAAACCGCTGTTTCGAAAAAATCGGCCAAGCACCAACTCTGTTCTGACGACAGCCAACCGGTTCGGGATCAGATGCAGGGAATCGGTGGATAATCGGCCATCGGGGATGTTGGTTTTCGCAGGGTTCAGGACCGCAATGTTGCTGTCAGACGAAGCGGATGCCTGAGCAGATCAAGGGCGGCGACGATATCCGTGCAGATCACATCGGCGGCACGCAACGTTTGTGCTGAAGCTCCTTCCGCCAGGATGACGGCGATCCCCAATGCCGATTCAGCCAGCATCAGTGCATCGTTGCGGCCATTACCGACGGCAACCGTCCGATCCGCGCCCAACTGATTGACAAAATCCGACTTTGCCCGATCCTGAGCGCCCGGGGGCAATACCATCAGCTGACAGTTGACCCCTTCAAGGCCGGCGGCCGCCTTGCCGAACGTGTCGGCGGTGACGACATGCACGGCAAGGGATTGAGAAAGTGCATTGAGCGTCTTTTTAACGCCTGCCAGCAACACACCATCGACAGCCAGGGTGCCGTTATAGTCCAAAACCAGATGCTTCAGGTCCAGTACGCCATAGCCAGGAATTTCTAACGATAGCATCGTCTTCTCCTTTGCATGGAAACCATTGCCAGTCGCGTTGCCAGAAGATCATGTTGCCTGCCGTGAACCCAGACGCGGCATTCCGGCGGTGGGCAAATGGTT
This window harbors:
- a CDS encoding HAD family hydrolase — translated: MLSLEIPGYGVLDLKHLVLDYNGTLAVDGVLLAGVKKTLNALSQSLAVHVVTADTFGKAAAGLEGVNCQLMVLPPGAQDRAKSDFVNQLGADRTVAVGNGRNDALMLAESALGIAVILAEGASAQTLRAADVICTDIVAALDLLRHPLRLTATLRS
- the moaA gene encoding GTP 3',8-cyclase MoaA; this translates as MATQNQNDTKKMAMNSLIDRENRHLNYLRISITDRCNLRCLYCAPDGRIPRLPHSQILSYEEILRLVNIGIGLGISKIRITGGEPLVRKGAIDLLRRLTAIPQLKDVSLTTNGVLLEANAQRIFDAGIRRINVSLDSLQRERYAHITGYDMFDRVWAGIQRAHEIGFAPIKINIVAMRGINDDEIIDFGKLSLTYPFHIRFIEYMPIGNSRTRSRDQILAPEIQDRIQALGELIPVENGQNDGPARRFRIAGAPGEIGFISALSHHFCDRCNRLRLTADGKLRACLLSDHYEPFRETLRNGGTDEQLINIFKTAVSKKSAKHQLCSDDSQPVRDQMQGIGG
- the cobA gene encoding uroporphyrinogen-III C-methyltransferase, with amino-acid sequence MHNHPEAGKVYLVGAGPGDPGLITVRGVDCIARADVVVYDYLASPALLAHARPDAELIYVGKKGGDHTLPQEGINALIVEKARNGAVVARLKGGDPFIFGRGGEEAEVLIAAGIAFEVIPGVTAAIGASAYAGIPLTHRDFTSDVAFVTGHEDPTKTTSSVDWKALATGIGTLVFFMGVKNLPLIAANLVENGRPADTPVAVIRWGTTPHQETVTGTLDSIVEMVRKAGIKAPAIIIVGGVVKLRESMQWFEKRPLLGQRIVVTRARQQASNLVQRLTEAGAECVQCPTIKVVPPADGAPLDRAIADLDQYDWVVFTSVNGVGYFFRRLFEKGLDVRALGHLKTACIGPATAAHLRSFGLGSDIIPTSYRAESVVEAFVATPVAGLKILLPRAKEARSVLPVELTRMGATVDEVTAYETLQAQSDTDALIKRLDAGTIDMVTFTSSSTVTNFHRMLPPDRAHQLMAGVSVASIGPITSQTARDLGYTVTIEAEDFTIDGLVKAILHARG